Part of the Nitrospirota bacterium genome, CCGATCCCATACTACCACCCATAAAGCTGAAGTCGAACACACAGAGCACCACACGACGGCCGTTCATCATCCCTTCACCGATCATCATGGCATCTTTTCGCCCGGTCTTCTCCTGGTGTTCCTTCACACGGTCCTTGTACGATTTCGAATCCTGAAAATTCAGTGGGTCTTGCGGGCTAAGCTCCGCATCCCACTCTTTGTACGTCCCGAGGTCGACCAAGAGTGCTATACGCTCCATAACAGAAATCGGAAAATGATAATCACACTTCGGGCATACTTTATTATTGCGCTCAACTTCTTTCCGATAGACGATTTCTCGGCAATGGTTACACTTGAGCCACATACCTTCCGATATCTTGGATCGTTTTGGAGCTTCAACCTCAGCCGTCTTCTGTTTTTTAAACCAGGCCATGTTGCATTCCTCCTAGCTCGCCGGCGTGACTCCCGCCATCCGGGAAACGTGAATCGTGAAGCGTATCTCGTAGGAAGGCGGAGCTGATAGCTAATGGCATATGCCACGAACAAAGACAATTCTGTCCTTGCTCTACGATCTTGCTATCGGCCATAAGCCATACGCTCTTTTCTTCTGACGAGAGACGAACGACGCTTCACGAACGACGGGTGACGACGCCGGTAGAATACCATAGCGACCCTTGTGACGCACGTAGATTTCCTGTCGAGGAAGGTACGAGTTGCGCGTCAGAAGTGCCGACTGCCCATGGCGATGTGAAACATCATCATGAGTCCGACGCCAACGCTTCCGAGACTCGCCAGCCCCTGGACTGCCAGAAAGACGGGGCGCCCGAGGCTCAGTGACCACAATACCGGAAGGCTCACGGCTATCCCAACCAGCATCATCCCCATAATTGAGCCAAGTCCGAACACTGCAATATAGGTCAGCCCCTCCGATACAGACTGCACGGACGACAGCACGATCAACAGCAGGGCCGCCGACCCAGCCAAGCCATGGGCCATACCGATACAGAACGGTCGAACGGAATCACGCCACCAATGTCCGTGCCGGTGATTCTCAGCCAACGCATGACTATGCAGATGTACATGCTGTTCACCGTCATGGTCATGTGTATGGAGATGCCAGCGTTCCCGGACCAACCGCATTCCGAGCATGCCACCCAGAAGCACGAGCATGGCACCGACACCAAACTCCGCCGCCAGGGCGAAGGGTTCGGGAATTTGCACCTGGAGCACCAGTACCATCGCTCCGACCAGCAACAACACCACTGTATGTCCGAGTCCCCAGCTCAATCCAATCAGGCCGGAAGCACGAAGCGAGGGCCGTTGTGCGAGCACCGTAGAGACGGCAGCCAGGTGGTCCGTGTCCAGCGCGTGACGGAGCCCCAGCACCAACCCAAGGCCTAACAGGGTAAGGAATTCAGTTTCCAACATGGGAGCATCGACAGGAATTCGCCCCAGCCCGCATTATTCATGAACACTTCTGCTGCAATCGCCGATCCGCTGCTGCGACAAGCCTTCGGTCGGCGGGCTCGCCCCTCGGACCCTCAACGTACTGCGCGAGTACGCCTCGGGTTCTCGGAGCTCCGTGCGCCGCTCTCGCGACGCGGCTCAGTGATTTCGCGACGAACCGTCATGAATAATGCGGGCTAGGCCATTGGTATCGCCGACCAGATGGATCGTCAGCCGCCTCGAGCATGCATTTCGAGATGTGGATTTTCACGAAGTTTCTCAATACCGATGAGCCCCCCAACACGTAACCCGTCACGTTCAAGGGCTCTGCGCTCTTCTGCGCCTCGGTCGCTGCGGCCTTCCCAGCCGGCACGGAGCAAGACCCGCATCTCGTCCGCCGCTGCACCGGCACGGAGGGGCGTTCGGAGGTCTGTACCTGTGGTCGCATACAGACAGCGATACCACATGCCGTCGGCGGTCACCCGGCTACGATCGCAGGTGGCGCAGAACGGTGTGGTCGTCGAAGGAATAATCCCGAAGGTCGTTCCATCCGACAATAGATATCGCTGAGCCGGCGCAGCTCCCCGCTCAGGTATCGGCTCGATTACCCCATAGTACCTGCTCAGCAGAGTGAGCATCTCAGCTCGAGAAAATACTTGCTGTTGAGACCAATCGTTCGCACCCCCGACGTCCATATACTCGATGAATCGAACCTCCGCCTGCACCTGTTTGGCAAACTCGATCAGTGCGACCAGCTCATCGTCATTGAACCCCCGAATCGCCACCGTATCGAGTTTCAGGCCGGTGAACCCCGCACGGCCGACCGACTCAATCCCCTCCATCACGCGGGCATACTCATCCCGGCGGGTGAGTTGACGAAATCGTTCCGGCCTCAACGTATCGAGGCTGATCGTGACACGGTGAAGCCCTGCTTCATACAGAGCCTCAGCCTGTTCTGCCAGAAGAATCCCATTCGTCGTCAATGCGATTTCTGTCACCAGCCGGTTTTGGAGCAGCAGGCGAATCAGTCGAGGCAAGTCTCGTCGAAGCAATGGCTCTCCACCGGTCAGCCGCACCCGATCGACACCCAGATCGGTAAAACAGCCCGTCAGCGTTGCCATTTCTTCATACGTCAGCACATCCTCCCGCGGTAACCAGACATAGTCCTGTTCCGGCATACAGTACTTGCAGCGGAGATTGCATCGATCCGTCACGGACAACCGCAAACTCCGCAACGGCCGGCCAAACACATCGGCAACGCTATCTTTTGATAATTCGCTCATGCCCTGCGATTTGCCTTTTACCCCTTTATATCCCCTACCCCTCACGCCTCACGTCTTTAGGGGTGTTCCTCCACCCAAACTTCGCCTTCCGGCGTGTGTTCGCGTTTCCAGATCGGCGTTATGCGTTTCAACTCAGCGATCGCCCATTCACAGGCACGGAACGCCTCGGCCCGATGCTCCGCCCCCACGACTATCAGCACGATGTTGTCGCCGATGCCGATTTCTCCATACCGGTGCAGGATCGCGACCTCGATGATGTCGAAATCCTTTAACGCCTGCTCGCGGATCTCGCGCAGCTTGGTTTGGGCCATTCCTTCGTAATGCTCGAAGGTAATGCGATCGATATCACGCCCTTTCGAGCGATCACGGGCAATACCCAGAAATGTCGCAATGCCGCCGATGCGCTTCGACTTGCCTCGCACCAGATTGATCACAGCGTCGACAGAAAAATCCTCCCGTTGCACACGGACAAGCTGGATATCATTGCTGACCGGATCCATTGGTGCTCCACCGGCAAATGGAGGCAACAGCGCTACCTCATCACCCTCTCGAATATCCGTCTCCTCATGGGCGATTTCCTGGTTTACCGACACCAGGATTTTCTTCTTATGGATGAGCTCCCCAATCATCGGATACCCTACCTCAAGAAGCTCAACCAAATCTTTCACTTTCTGCCCATTTGACATTGTCGTGGTGAGAGAATCCTGATTCCCAGCCAATGACTTGGTCATGCCGAATAGTTTGACCGTGACCATGAATTCAATAATGTGGAGTGAGGAATGTGAAATGTGGAATTTGGACTAACCCCCTGGCGATATTTCTCATTCCACATTCCTCATTCATCATTTCCTTATATAGGTGCCAGACTTCCCACCAGACTTCGCTAAAAGGCTGATGTCGCTGAAACTCATCCCGCGATCAACCGCTTTACACATGTCGTAGATCGTGAGAGCGGCCACTGAGGCAGCCGTCATCGCTTCCATTTCCACCCCGGTCGGTCCAGTCGTCTTGATGGTCGCAATGATGGTGATCGAACAACGACCTTCGCGATCTGGCTGAGGTTCTTCTTTGAAGGAGATATCAACAGCGGTGAGAAGAATCGGATGGCACATGGGAATGAGGTCCGGAGTCCTCTTAGCCCCCATCACGCCTGCGACCTGTGCCACAGCCAACACGTCACCCTTGGCAATCTTACCCCGCTGAATCTTTTCAAGGGTTTCTGGCTGGAGAAAAACTATAGCCTGAGCGGTCGCGACTCTCTCGGTCGAATTTTTGGCGCTGACATCGACCATCCGCGCGCGCCCTGACTCGTTAAAATGGGTGAGCTCTGCCATTTTCGCCGCTGAATCAGATGGTTGTAGCGAATTTCCAGGTGATTATAGGAGCCGGGGGAAAGGGCAGTCAAGGGCGAGGGGGGTGGCCTGGTGAGCCCCCTGTGCTCGCAGAACGCGCACGATGAAACAGTGCTCGTCCGATGCGCGCAGTGTGGGGGGCTCAGCCAGGCCACCCCCTGCGGAGGGGAAAAGAGCGATTAAGAAAATTAGTGTGGCCCACTGCTCCCGGAGCATGAGAGGTGAAGGGCGGTTCCAGTAATCCTCTGTGCTCGCGGAACCCCCACGATAAAACGGTGGTCGTTCGACGCGCGCAGTGGAGGACCACTGGAAGTCGCCCTTCCAAGAGCGGGGTAACGAGCGAGCTTGGACAGACCATTCTGATGGTGAGCAGTAGATACGTATTGGACTACGCAGTAGACTTGCCCACAACAGATTGATGAGACTGCCTTGCTATGCGTACGGGTAGGCTCTAGCGGACTTAATAGTTGAGCCTCAGGGAAAAGTGCGTGAGCCTCGCTAACTCAATGCGTCAGAAAATATCGGCAGTGCGGTGGCGTCGGTTTGGGTATCTCTTGCTCGTGGCATTTCTAGCAGCCATTGCAAGTGCCGTCTTGTTTAAACCTGCCAAGACAAACGGCAGCTATTTACGAGAGATCATTGAGAACCATACGTTTGAGAAAACCGCTGCAGGGCTTGTAACCCAACTTCGCTCGTTGCCGGAGACGAAAGACTACACAGACAGTGACTGGAGGCGTATAGAGGAAGGGCTTACCGCGTGTCTAGTGAAGCAGGCGGGGGAATACGCAACATCCAACGACCCATATTTGAGTCTGCGCGCAAATATGGAGACGCCCACCGTCTTGGCTAACCGCTTTCTTGAGGTTTGTGGTGCTCTTGAGTAAGCTACCCAAAGCGTTTCAGCCGACGGGGAAAGAGATGGGTCATTGACCCCATACCCGTTAAAGAAGCGAAGCAACGGTCAGACGTAAAGCCGAAATGATGCGGAGATCTTGGCAAGTTTATACTCTCGCGGCTGGTGTGCTGATTCTTTCGTTCGTCGCTGCGTGGACATTGCCGACTACGGATATTCTTCGAGGAATCATTAGCCTTCCTGGTGTTGGTGCGTTAATTGCTGTCCTTTATCAGATCGTTCGCGACCAGGCAGCCCACGAGAGAGCGCTGGAACTTCTAGAGAAGCAGCAACTATTCAATCTCGGCACTACTTCTCACATGGCA contains:
- a CDS encoding urease accessory protein UreH is translated as MLETEFLTLLGLGLVLGLRHALDTDHLAAVSTVLAQRPSLRASGLIGLSWGLGHTVVLLLVGAMVLVLQVQIPEPFALAAEFGVGAMLVLLGGMLGMRLVRERWHLHTHDHDGEQHVHLHSHALAENHRHGHWWRDSVRPFCIGMAHGLAGSAALLLIVLSSVQSVSEGLTYIAVFGLGSIMGMMLVGIAVSLPVLWSLSLGRPVFLAVQGLASLGSVGVGLMMMFHIAMGSRHF
- the moaA gene encoding GTP 3',8-cyclase MoaA, whose translation is MSELSKDSVADVFGRPLRSLRLSVTDRCNLRCKYCMPEQDYVWLPREDVLTYEEMATLTGCFTDLGVDRVRLTGGEPLLRRDLPRLIRLLLQNRLVTEIALTTNGILLAEQAEALYEAGLHRVTISLDTLRPERFRQLTRRDEYARVMEGIESVGRAGFTGLKLDTVAIRGFNDDELVALIEFAKQVQAEVRFIEYMDVGGANDWSQQQVFSRAEMLTLLSRYYGVIEPIPERGAAPAQRYLLSDGTTFGIIPSTTTPFCATCDRSRVTADGMWYRCLYATTGTDLRTPLRAGAAADEMRVLLRAGWEGRSDRGAEERRALERDGLRVGGLIGIEKLRENPHLEMHARGG
- a CDS encoding molybdenum cofactor biosynthesis protein MoaE, producing MVTVKLFGMTKSLAGNQDSLTTTMSNGQKVKDLVELLEVGYPMIGELIHKKKILVSVNQEIAHEETDIREGDEVALLPPFAGGAPMDPVSNDIQLVRVQREDFSVDAVINLVRGKSKRIGGIATFLGIARDRSKGRDIDRITFEHYEGMAQTKLREIREQALKDFDIIEVAILHRYGEIGIGDNIVLIVVGAEHRAEAFRACEWAIAELKRITPIWKREHTPEGEVWVEEHP
- the moaC gene encoding cyclic pyranopterin monophosphate synthase MoaC, producing MAELTHFNESGRARMVDVSAKNSTERVATAQAIVFLQPETLEKIQRGKIAKGDVLAVAQVAGVMGAKRTPDLIPMCHPILLTAVDISFKEEPQPDREGRCSITIIATIKTTGPTGVEMEAMTAASVAALTIYDMCKAVDRGMSFSDISLLAKSGGKSGTYIRK